Proteins encoded within one genomic window of Ranitomeya variabilis isolate aRanVar5 chromosome 4, aRanVar5.hap1, whole genome shotgun sequence:
- the C4H12orf57 gene encoding protein C10, whose amino-acid sequence MSSLQRPAPPAQNVTLSLEQVKEALGEVLDALQSPTGSARLEEARENSGNDLGKVLQLLLPAAVQIQQEVLQNYGFSPDGEGVLRFARLVKSFESQDPEIAAMSNKLKSFFLPPLPLPPHAGLPIPSS is encoded by the exons ATGTCCAGTCTGCAGCGACCGGCTCCGCCCGCACAGAATGTCACCCTCAGCCTGGAGCAGGTGAAAG AGGCGTTGGGGGAGGTGCTGGACGCTCTGCAGTCTCCCACCGGCAGCGCTCGCCTGGAGGAAGCCAGAGAGAATTCTGGGAACGACCTGGGGAAAGTGCTGCAGCTTCTGCTCCCTGCAGCGGTTCAGatccagcaagaggttctgcagaacTACGGATTCAGCCCGGACGGGGAGG GTGTCCTCCGTTTTGCTCGTCTGGTGAAATCCTTCGAGTCCCAGGATCCGGAGATCGCAGCCATGTCCAACAAGCTGAAATCCTTCTTCCTTCCACCCCTGCCTCTGCCGCCTCACGCCGGGCTGCCCATCCCGTCATCATAG